The DNA window GATCAGGTGCGCCGCCAGCAGGCCGCAGATCAGCAGGCCGACCAGCTGGCCCGCCATCGTCTGTGGCAGCAGCCGCGCCAGGAAAGCTTTCACGAAACGGCGAACTGCGTCGCGGGGGAGGCCGTCACGGTGGCGGCAAACAGGTAACCGTTGCCCCATACCGTCTTGAGCAACCCGGGGCGGCGCGGATCGGGTTCCAGCTTCTTGCGCAGGCGGCTCACCTGGCTGTCGATGCTGCGGTCGAACGCCAGCGCGTCGCCGCTGCCGGTCAGGTCCATCAGCCGGTCGCGCGAAAGCACCGTGCCGGGATGCTCGACGAGCACGCGCAGCAGGCGGTACTCGGCGCTCGACAGTGCCGCCGGCTGGCCCTCCGGATCGAACAGTTCGTGCTTGCCCGTGTCGAGGAACCAGCCGTTGAACGCATAACCGTCGGCCGTTGTGACGGCGAACGCGGCAGGGGCGGCGGGGCGGCGCCAGCGGCGCAGCACCGTGCGGATGCGCGCCACCAGTTCCGGCGGGTCGAATGGCTTGACCACGTAATCGTCGGCCCCGCTGTCCAGGCCGGCCACCTTGTCGGCGGACGTGTGCATGGCCGTCAGCAGGATCACCGGCGTGTCGAGCGTGCCGCTGATGCGCCGGCACAGCGACAGGCCATCCTCGCCGGGCATCATCACGTCCAGCACGATCAGGTCGAAGCGTTCCTTCAGCAGCAGCGCGCCGGCCTGGGCGGCATCGGCGGCGGTGCTGACCGCCAGCCCTTGCCGGCGCAGGTAGGCGGCAAGGGAACTGCGGATGTCGGGGTGGTCGTCGACGACGAGGATATGGTCGGCTGCTGTCATCGGGCTGCTCCGTCAATGCGGATGATTCTCATTTACAGGGC is part of the Pseudoduganella lutea genome and encodes:
- a CDS encoding response regulator → MTAADHILVVDDHPDIRSSLAAYLRRQGLAVSTAADAAQAGALLLKERFDLIVLDVMMPGEDGLSLCRRISGTLDTPVILLTAMHTSADKVAGLDSGADDYVVKPFDPPELVARIRTVLRRWRRPAAPAAFAVTTADGYAFNGWFLDTGKHELFDPEGQPAALSSAEYRLLRVLVEHPGTVLSRDRLMDLTGSGDALAFDRSIDSQVSRLRKKLEPDPRRPGLLKTVWGNGYLFAATVTASPATQFAVS